In Williamsoniiplasma luminosum, the genomic stretch TTTATTGACGTCTACTAGTTTCTCATCTTTGATAGTGAATCGTAAACGAGTTGCACAATTATAATATCTATTATAATTAGTTTTCCCACCAACAAGATCATAAATATTTCTAGCTAATTCTTCATATCGATTAGTAAACCTGATTCCATTTTTCAACGCTTCTTTTAGATTGATAGGTTTGGCTTTATAAGCTTCCTTATCAACTTTTGGTTGGGTATAAGATAGCGTTGCAATTGGTTCACCTTGTTTTACTAATCCATATTTGATATCTCCAATTGTTCAACCTGGGTTGTCATTAGGATCGATGACCATTGGTGTTGAAGTGGGTAATTTTTTCTTTTTAATTTCGCTTCAATTGACTTCAACTAATTCATTTTTTAAATTAATTTTTTGCCCGTTTTTAACTTTCATGTTAAATGGTTGTCCTGCTAGATTTACAGTTTCCAACCCAAAATGCATTAAAATTATCGGGCCTTGATCAGCTTTTATATGAATTGCATGTTTAGTTTCAAAAATGTTAATAATTTCACCATTTTCAAAAGGGCTAAAAATTTTATTGTTTTTAGGTTCAATATAGAAACCATCACCGAGCATTTTTTCAGCAAAAATTGGATCAGAAATTTTTTCTATTTGTTTAATCTCTCCATCAACTGGAGAGTAAATGACAATTTTTTCCATTTTTTTATCATCCTTTCTAAAATACTTTTAAATTTGAAGTATTTTACAATGTTTATTATTTATTTTATGTTTTTCCCGTTTGTCTTAATGACTTCTTTATATCAATAAAAAGACTTTTTAGGATAACGTTTCATGTCCTTTAAATTATCATCAGTTCGATTAACAAAAATAAATCCATAACGTTTTAGCATTCCTTGATGACTAGAAACAAGATCAATTGCGCTCCATGGATTGAAACCAATTAAATCAACTCCCATTTCCATAGCTTCAAACATTTGTTTCAAATGTGCTGTATAAAAATCAATTCGATATTGATCATTAATTTCATTATTTTCATCTAATTGTTCAAGGGCTGCAATACCATTTTCTGTTAATAACAATGGTAAATGGTATTTAGTTGTCAATTCTAGCATAGTAGTTTTAAATCCTAAAGGGTCGATTTCTCATTGAAATTGAGTTTTAGGTAAGTTGGAATTATCAATTCTTTGGAACCAATTCTTAATTCCAAATAGAGATTGTTGATCACTTTTAACTGATGAATTTGAACTATCATCTTCACTTAAATCTCAAGCTTTAACAGTTGCTGTTGTGTAATAATTAAAAGCGATAAAATCTGGTTTTGATAAAGGGTCAGATAGAATATCCATATCTCCTTCTTTGATGTCAAACATTGAATTATTTTTTGCTAATAAATCTAACACAATTTCATTGTATCTACCAAATACTGGTACATCTAAATAGTATCAATTTCTAATATTGGCAAAATTTATTGCTGCTAAATAGTCTTCAGGTTTATTACTGTTTGGATAGATTGAATTAATATTTGGAGCAGGGCCAACTAAACTATCGCTTAATTGGTGAACTATTTTGATAGCTTTTGCTTGTGCTAAAAACATATGGTGATTACTTTGATAAGTTTCTTTCATTATAGCTTTTTTACCATAAAGCGCCTCAGGGACAAGTGACATCATATTTTGTTCATTGATTGTTAATCAATATTTAACTTTTTTACCAAAAGTTTCAACTAATAATTTAGCATATCTTTCAAATTCATCAATCGTGGCCCTCGATAATCATCCACCTTGTTGTTGTAGATGATCAGGTAAATCAAAATGGTACATCGTAATAATTGGTTCGATTTTATATTTAATTAATTCATCAATTACGTCATTATAAAATTTAATCCCTGGTTTATTTGGTGCATTATTTTTAAAACTCCAAACTCTTGATCATGAAATTGAAAAACGATAACTCTTAAAGCCAGCTTCACTCATTCATTTTATATCTTCTTTTCAATGGTGATAATGATCAGAGGCCACTTTAAAATCTGTTATATTTTTTGGAATATCAATTTTTGTATCTAGAACAGATGGTTCTCTACCGTCTGCATCTCATCCACCTTCAATTTGGAAGGCGGCAGAACTACCTCCTCAAAGAAATTTTTCATCAATGGTTTTTTTCATATTTACTTCTCCTTTTTAAAATCTAAGCATCGCTTAATTTTATTTTGTTAAATATATTTTGTTTTTGTTCAATTGCAATAAGTTGCAAAAATTTCGAAATTTTCTCTCACGATTATTTTAGTACTCGATTGTTTTTTTTTTTTTTTTTAGGAAAACAAAAAAAATCTTTCAATATTAGAAAGTGTTTTTTATAAAATTTTTTTTAGAATAAAAAAAATAATTGATTTTTAAAGTGTTTTACTAGGTGATTTTAATTACTTCATCGTAAATATATATATTCACTACCTTATTTAGAAAGTGCTTTGTATTCTCGCAAAATCAAGGTCGCAATCATATCGAGTAAAATACTGCGAGAATAATATGTTCCAGTCATTTTAGTTGATGGGGTAATCATATATTCTTTAAATAAAGGGACTTTTTCCATTTGTGATTTAGAAGAAACTAAAAATAAATTATTCTTTTTAATTGCATTTGGAATCCCTAGCTTCAAAATTTCGACCATAAAAGCATTATCTTGACCAGAAATCAAAGTTAAAATTGTTCAATTTTCAAAATCTTTTTTACCAATTAGAACATCATTGGCACGAATATTTGAATAACGAATTTCAATGTCTAAAGGACTTAACAATTGCACTAATAGATCAGCATTTCGGTGAGTTTGATAAGAACTAAAAATCACCAATTTTTTAGTTTTTGCTAAATGTTTAGCAAATGCATCGATAAACGGGGCGTTTTGTAAGAGAATATTACGATAAAATTTAGTTTGATTCAGAATGTGAGTTTCTAAATCTTCATCGCTATCTTTGTAACCTATAATTTGTCCAGCGTATTGTTCATTTTCATATTTTAAAGAAAACAATAATTCTCGATAACCTGTAAAACCAATTTTTTGAGCAAATTTAGTAATGGTTGACATACTTGTATACGCCTTTTTACTTAATTCTTGTTGGCTCATAAAGTTACCATTATAATATTCTTTAATAATTTCTTGAGCAATATGCTGTGTTGTTTTGTCAATCGAATCACGAGCAATAATATCTAATACTTCTTTAATTGATCCCATAATTTACTAATCCTTTTTTATATT encodes the following:
- a CDS encoding glycoside hydrolase family 1 protein, with product MKKTIDEKFLWGGSSAAFQIEGGWDADGREPSVLDTKIDIPKNITDFKVASDHYHHWKEDIKWMSEAGFKSYRFSISWSRVWSFKNNAPNKPGIKFYNDVIDELIKYKIEPIITMYHFDLPDHLQQQGGWLSRATIDEFERYAKLLVETFGKKVKYWLTINEQNMMSLVPEALYGKKAIMKETYQSNHHMFLAQAKAIKIVHQLSDSLVGPAPNINSIYPNSNKPEDYLAAINFANIRNWYYLDVPVFGRYNEIVLDLLAKNNSMFDIKEGDMDILSDPLSKPDFIAFNYYTTATVKAWDLSEDDSSNSSVKSDQQSLFGIKNWFQRIDNSNLPKTQFQWEIDPLGFKTTMLELTTKYHLPLLLTENGIAALEQLDENNEINDQYRIDFYTAHLKQMFEAMEMGVDLIGFNPWSAIDLVSSHQGMLKRYGFIFVNRTDDNLKDMKRYPKKSFYWYKEVIKTNGKNIK
- a CDS encoding MurR/RpiR family transcriptional regulator, translating into MGSIKEVLDIIARDSIDKTTQHIAQEIIKEYYNGNFMSQQELSKKAYTSMSTITKFAQKIGFTGYRELLFSLKYENEQYAGQIIGYKDSDEDLETHILNQTKFYRNILLQNAPFIDAFAKHLAKTKKLVIFSSYQTHRNADLLVQLLSPLDIEIRYSNIRANDVLIGKKDFENWTILTLISGQDNAFMVEILKLGIPNAIKKNNLFLVSSKSQMEKVPLFKEYMITPSTKMTGTYYSRSILLDMIATLILREYKALSK